A segment of the Campylobacter vulpis genome:
GACTTTTCTTTTTTGCTCTTTGCTTTCTTTAAGGCAGAAGCTTTATTTGGAGGATTTTTTGCCATTTTGTGTGATTTGCACTCCTTTGCTTATTAAAACCCTAATGCAAAGTTACAGAGTAAGACTACCCAAATTTAGACTAAAATATAAAATCTTCATCGAATGTGCTGGGATTTTTTTGCTTTTTTGTTATTTTATCATCGTGGCAAATCAACTTTTATATTATATCATCGATGAGCCAAAAAAGCATTTTGCTTACAATTATCATTTAGCAAAGGAATTAAGCCTTGAGCTTAAAAAAGAGGGTATTAATGCTTTAAGGGTTGCACCCGCACTTCAAAAAAGATTGGAATTTTATGGCATTAAAAATAGCGATTTTTATTATCTTAAGGCTTTGAAAAAGGGCGAGAATTTAGACCCTAAGTCTCAAATCATCAAATTCTCTTTTGGCAAACATCAAAAAATTTATCAAATTAAAAGTTTTGAGCGTGAAAAAAGCCTTTAGTTTGCTTGAGCTTGTGCTTGTGATGGTAATTTTAGGGATAATGATAGGTTTCATAGGTTTAAATTTAAGGCAGGATAAATTAAGCGAGGGTGCAAGAAGTATTTTAAATGATATTTTATACACGAGAAATTTAGCCCTTATGCAAAACTCTTTTAGGACAAATGAGCTAAACCACGCTAAAAGAGAGTGGTATAAAAGCAGGTGGCAGCTTTATTTTATCAATTCCGCAGCGACAAATTACGAGCAAACTTATACAATTTTTTTAGATAAAAATGGCGATGGTAATGCAAATTTGGGCAAAACAAATGTGAATTTAGATAGAGAAATTGCCGTCGATATTGTAAATCCTACGAAATTGATGAATTCAGGACAAAGTGGGGTGATTCATAAAGACGATGAAAAAGCGAGTGCGAGGTTTAATATAGAAAGAAGATTTGGCATAGAAAAGGTTGAATTTAAGGGTGCTTGTAGTGGGACTACGCGTATTATTTTTGATGAATTTGGACGACTTTATTCTCCTTTAAGAAGTGCAAAAAATGCCTTTGACAAAAGTCTTGCTAAAAATTCTCCCACTTGTATTTTACGCCTTAGTTCCAAGCATAAAAAGCAAATTTGCATTGTTATAGACACGCTAAGTGGTTATGCTTATATCCCTAAATTTAGCGATTTTAACACGCAATTTGTTTTTTTTAAAAATAAATTGGTTAAATGTGGTAAAATATGATTTTTAATAAAACAATAAGCTTTATAGATTATAATTTCGTTTTATTAAGTAATAAAAATTATCAAAAAAATTATTTTATTAAGAGAGGACAAAAATGTTAAAAAATTTAGGCATTTCGGCTAAACTTTATTTAAGTTTTTCTTTCATTATTGTTATTATGTTGCTGGTTGCATTTTTTTCTATGGCTAAGGTCGATTTTTTAGACGATGCTTTGAGAATGACAACAGATAGAAATGCCCTAATTTCGCGTCAAGCGATAAATTATAGGGGAAGTGTGCATGATAGGTCGATTTTGGTGCGTGATGTGCTTTTAATCGATAATGATAAGGCAGATTTAGAGCGAACTCTAGCAGAAATTAGAAAGCTTGAGGAGGATTATGATAGGGCAGATAAGGTTTTGATAAATATTTTAAATCAAGTCGGCGATGCTAATGAAAAGGCTATGTATGAAGATATTGCTAAGACTAATGCTGCCACAAAAAAGCTTTACGAAGATATTATTAATCAAGTTGTTGCAAAGGATAATAAAGCGGTCGCCGCAGAGCTTTTGCTCGATGAGGCTAGAGCTAAATTTATTTTGTGGTTGGCACAGATTAATAAATTAATCGATTATGAAGAGGCTTCAAGTCAAAAATTAACTAGCGAATCGCTTAAAGCAACAGGCTCTTTTGGAATTATTATGTTAAGCATTGTCGGTGTTGCTTTAGTATTTGCTTTATTGATTGCTTATTTTATTGTTTCTTATATTAAAAAGTCGGTTGGAGGTGAGCCAGATGAGGTTAATCATATCATTAAAGAGGTAGCCAATGGAAATTTAACCCAAAAAATCAATACAAATTATAATGAAAGCATACTTTATGCAGTGGGAAAAATGCAAGAACAATTAAGAAATATAGTTAAGCAAATGCTTTATACTTCAAAAAAATTAAATGAGAAAGTGGATTTAGCGGTAGAGCATTTTGTCGAAACTGAAAAATCCGTAATTATTCAAGGCAAAACCTCAAGAGAATCAGCACAAAAGATTAAAGAGGTTAGTCAAAAAACGCAAAATGTCTCTCAAATTGCTTTAGAAACAGAGCAAAATTCGAAAGATACAACAGAAATTTGTGAAAATAATAAAAAATCTGCCGAAGATACCGCTTCACAAATGGAATTCATCGCAGACAATTCTTCTAAAATTTCTCAACAAATCAACCTGCTTGATGAACACGCCAAAAACATAGGCACAAGCACAGAATTAATTAGCGAGATAACTGAACAAACTAATCTACTCGCTCTTAATGCCGCCATAGAAGCAGCAAGAGCAGGTGAAGTAGGGCGTGGCTTTGCTGTCGTAGCTGATGAAATCCGCAAACTTGCAGAAAAAACAGGCTCAGCAACAGAGCAAATTGCAATGATAAATAAAAAAATTCAAGAAGAAACTTTAGCTACTGTGGGTGCTATTGAAGAATCTATCCCTCTTATTTCTCAAGGTAAAGCTTTAAGTGAGGGTGTTAGAGATAGTGTAGAGATTATTTTTAATCAAGCAAATGATAGTCTTATCAAAGCACAAGAGGTCAATAAAGAAGTTGCAGAACAGGTAAATTTGATGAATGAGATTGAAGAAAAAATTAATTTTGTTGCAAACATTTCAGAGCAAACGCAAAAAGTGGTTGGAGAAAGTAGAAATTCTATGATGGAACTTAAGGACCTTAGCGGTAATCTCCAAAAAGAAATTCAAATTTTCAAATTATAAATTAACATAGAGACTCGAAAAGGGTCTCTATATCTTTTAACTTTAACCTCCCCTTAAGCTTTCTTTACTATAATTTCATTTCTTTTTGTTTTTAATCTCAGCTTTAAGCCTTATTAAAAACCTAAAAAGTTCTGTTCTTTAACATCAATATTGTTATTCAAATCTTATAGTCAATCTTTGAAATCTAAATAAGTGACGATTGAGCCACACTTTATAAATAAAGTGAAATAAACATTAAAAGTTTTAGATTAAAACTTCATATGATTAAACTAAAGATACTAAGGGCAAACCTTAAGCATAGATGATTGTTTTAGGACAATCTTATCTTTAGTCTTACTTCTCTTAATGAGGCTTTGCCTATATTAAAGAAATTAATATGGAGAGTTTGATCCTGGCTCAGAGTGAACGCTGGCGGCGTGCCTAATACATGCAAGTCGAACGATGAAGCTTTTAGCTTGCTAGAAGTGGATTAGTGGCGCACGGGTGAGTAAGGTATAGTTAATCTGCCCTACACTGGGGGACAACACTTAGAAATGAGTGCTAATACCCCATACTCCTATTTAACATAAGTTAGATAGGGAAAGTTTTTCGGTGTAGGATGAGACTATATAGTATCAGCTAGTTGGTAAGGTAAAGGCTTACCAAGGCTATGACGCTTAACTGGTCTGAGAGGATGATCAGTCACACTGGAACTGAGACACGGTCCAGACTCCTACGGGAGGCAGCAGTAGGGAATATTGCGCAATGGGGGAAACCCTGACGCAGCAACGCCGCGTGGAGGATGACACTTTTCGGAGCGTAAACTCCTTTTCTTTGGGAAGAATTTTGACGGTACCAAAGGAATAAGCACCGGCTAACTCCGTGCCAGCAGCCGCGGTAATACGGAGGGTGCAAGCGTTACTCGGAATCACTGGGCGTAAAGGGCGCGTAGGCGGATTATCAAGTCTCTTGTGAAATCTAATGGCTTAACCATTAAACTGCTTGGGAAACTGATAGTCTAGAGTGAGGGAGAGGCAGATGGAATTGGTGGTGTAGGGGTAAAATCCGTAGATATCACCAAGAATACCCATTGCGAAGGCGATCTGCTGGAACTCAACTGACGCTAAGGCGCGAAAGCGTGGGGAGCAAACAGGATTAGATACCCTGGTAGTCCACGCCCTAAACGATGTATGCTAGTTGTTGGGGTGCTAGTCATCTCAGTAATGCAGCTAACGCATTAAGCATACCGCCTGGGGAGTACGGTCGCAAGATTAAAACTCAAAGGAATAGACGGGGACCCGCACAAGCGGTGGAGCATGTGGTTTAATTCGAAGATACGCGAAGAACCTTACCTAGGCTTGATATCCAACAAATTCTGTAGAGATACGGAAGTGCTAGCTTGCTAGAATGTTGAGACAGGTGCTGCACGGCTGTCGTCAGCTCGTGTCGTGAGATGTTGGGTTAAGTCCCGCAACGAGCGCAACCCTCGTCCTTAGTTGCTAACGATTCGGTCGAGCACTCTAAGGAGACTGCCTTCGTAAGGAGGAGGAAGGTGGGGACGACGTCAAGTCATCATGGCCCTTACGCCTAGGGCGACACACGTGCTACAATGGCATATACAATGAGACGCAATACCGCGAGGTGGAGCAAATCTATAAAATATGTCCCAGTTCGGATTGTT
Coding sequences within it:
- a CDS encoding pilus assembly FimT family protein, which encodes MKKAFSLLELVLVMVILGIMIGFIGLNLRQDKLSEGARSILNDILYTRNLALMQNSFRTNELNHAKREWYKSRWQLYFINSAATNYEQTYTIFLDKNGDGNANLGKTNVNLDREIAVDIVNPTKLMNSGQSGVIHKDDEKASARFNIERRFGIEKVEFKGACSGTTRIIFDEFGRLYSPLRSAKNAFDKSLAKNSPTCILRLSSKHKKQICIVIDTLSGYAYIPKFSDFNTQFVFFKNKLVKCGKI
- a CDS encoding methyl-accepting chemotaxis protein: MEFIADNSSKISQQINLLDEHAKNIGTSTELISEITEQTNLLALNAAIEAARAGEVGRGFAVVADEIRKLAEKTGSATEQIAMINKKIQEETLATVGAIEESIPLISQGKALSEGVRDSVEIIFNQANDSLIKAQEVNKEVAEQVNLMNEIEEKINFVANISEQTQKVVGESRNSMMELKDLSGNLQKEIQIFKL